In the Oncorhynchus nerka isolate Pitt River linkage group LG6, Oner_Uvic_2.0, whole genome shotgun sequence genome, ATAGATTTATTAGGAGTGCTTTCATCATACCTTTCCACCAGACGCGCAGAGAGAGCCATCGGGAGAGACTGTCACTGTATTCAGGTAGCCAGTGTGGCCAATGTGGTTAGTCTTCAGCTTGCAGTTGGCCAGGTTCCACACCTAGTGGGGAAGGCCATGTGTTAGGGTACACTGATTAGAAAAATACCTGCTGGAGGTGAACCATTTCAAGCGTGCAATGTCTAACACATTTGCAGCCTGGTTCCTGTACCCATCATCATTGCAGGACTTGTCGTCAGAGCCGAGGCTCAGGGTGATTATGTCACATTGTAATCACAGGGCAAAGCAGGAAAACACTTCAACAGAGAGCTTGATTGTATTACATCTACAGTAACAAAACCATTTAAAAAGACTTCTGCTTCGTTTAATAATCTACGCAGCCACCTGTCCTAGCGAGTCACTTGTGCTGTATGCAGCGTTGTCCGTACCTTGACCATCTTGTCCCAACCACAGGAGACAATGATGGGGTTGCTGCTGTTGGGGGAAAAGCGCACGCAGGACACCCACTCAGAGTGGCTCTCATCCTGAATGGTGTACTTGCAGACTCCCAGGGTGTTCCACAGCTTGATGGTCTTGTCCCGAGACCCAGACACGATCTGCCGGTTGTCAGCAGAGAAAGCCACACTCAGGACGTCCTTGGTGTGGCCCACAAAGCGACGGGTGGTGGTGCCACTGGAGGGGAAGAGAACCGTTGAGTCCATGTGTAAATCTTCATACTACAGATGACTAATAACCGGTGTAATTGCGTTGTTCAAGTCAACATTGAAACCAAGGCAGCACATGATTCTGATATCCACGTCTCATCTTTCACAGGTAAGCGCAGGTTGCATtcagaaacagcctctttatcatcaCAAGGATACAGATGGCATTGGAAGTTTCATCACTTTAGAACCAGCATTTTGACTGCAGCATGATATGAAACTGACAACATTTCCTTCCTGGGCTTATGCACCAGGGTGAACCCCCTTTACCCAAATGGTTGGATTGATAACCTCATCCTCACTGACCTGATATGACTGGAGGGGTGTAAACAGGTTGGCAGAGGCAGATAACTCTGGTCCTAGAATGTCTGTAGACGTTTGTTCCAGCTCAGCAATGAACCACCCAGGACAAAATGAGGCAACTGATCCTAGTCTTCAGTTCAGACCAGAATCAGATGTACAGATGCCTGCACATAATTTAGACCTCTGCATGGTACTACATCACCCCACAACCCTAGACTTACGTGGTGAGATCCCACAGGCGGAGCGTCCCATCCCAGGACCCGGACAGGGCAAACTGTCCATCTGAGGAGATGACTACATCACTCACAAAGTGAGAGTGTCCCTTCAGGGCACGCTGGGGGATGCCATAGTTGGTCTCATCACGAGTCAGCTTCCACATAATGATAGACTTATCTGAAAGAGAAATGCTGATTATACATTTAAAATACAAATATAAATGTATGGAATGGTAGATTGCAGTTGAACAACCAAAGGTAGGCCTAGCTAACTAATGTAACATGTACGCGTTAAGTATGGgaagctagccagccaactaccGGTATGTTTCCTTCAACAATTACCGACAGACAAGCACAATCATAGAGTCCTCAAAACAAACTTTTAATAGAATGCTATGGTAGTTACAATTCAATTGTCAGGTCTAGAAATGCATTTCTCATTGCGAGCCTAATGAACATTTTTGTCCACTTGGCGGTGCACGTGGATGTGTGTCGGCATAGCAGGCGACGTCTGTTCTCAATGGCTAGCAATCAAGACATAACTTACTTGTAGAGTAGTTTGTCCACTAGACATTGCGTTTGACGCAAGACTTGCCCCCTACATTAATTGAGCTCACTTTCATGATTTACATTGTTTAAGCCGTCGCGGCTACACATCAATTTAGCAATGTAACATGCTTGGGGTTAGCCATATCTCCGACCATTTGTAGCGGGCTGAGAAGCGCTTACCTCGGGATGCAGACAGAATCATATCGGGAAACTGAGGGGTAGTCGCGATCTGGGTGACCCAACCATTGTGCCCCTTCAGGGTGCCCCTTACTGTCATCTGCTCAGTCATTTCGGCGAAGTTTTAGTGTGCCCTTTTCAAGGATGGATATAGATTAGTTTGAGGGCTAGGTTTCCCTAGGTCCTCTCACATTTAGGCACAGAGAAAAAGGAAGTTCAGACCCGGATGCAGAACCTTTGAGGGGTCGATCGCGCGCGGAGTACACTGGGAAGAACAGTTTTAACCCTTTCATGCCCGtgtgttttattatttatttttacttgGATTTTACTCTTCTTCCATGTCAAACATAATATTATTAGAAAGATTAAAGAGACCATTGCAAAGTTATAATTGTAGCAATCATGTGGTAATCCCCAAAAATTGATCCCAAAATTGTATTACAGTTTCATTAATGTAAGTGCTTTATAGGTGGCCATGAAAATAGGCCACAGGTCTTTCATTCTAATGCATTCTGGAATTATTAGTAGGCCTAATGCAGAGGTTCTCAAACTTGGGGTCCCTTATATTGAAATGGGGTCCCTTGATTAAATAAAAAGGCAAGAAATCATTTCAAGTGGGATCCCCTATATTTTTTGGGGGTCAATTTGGGTTTGCAAGCAGATCAAGATTGTAGCCTAATGTGGCCTAATGATTGTAGTCAGAATGCATTATGGTCCTTTGCTCTGAATAACGCAGTAGGCCTACTATTCCTAATGCAAAATACATTTTCCTCTTAATTATATAACTTTATTTTTCCTACAATTTTTTAAATATGAGTGAGGATTTTTAAGAACAAATGACCGGAAGAGGTGCAAGAAGGTAACAGTATATTTTATGGAGTTTATTTCAGTCTACATGTTGAGTTGACCAGATGTAACATAATACAAAGATAAAGATGGCAGTTACAAAAATAGCTTAATTATTTTTACAACCAAATACACAACCAAATAAACAAACTCATAAAATCGACCTAATACTGTAATATTTTTGTTATAAAACACGCTAAACTGTACTGAGACATTGTGTCACCAATGGATGGCAATTATTCCTTAAAAAATGAGAAACTGAGGATATCTGCCAAAGAAATAAACCTGTAATATTGCAGAGAAACACCAGTTTGTTAAGGTAGTGTACCACACACATTGCTGCATATATCCAACATCAAAGGCCCAATGCAGACGTttttttttatatcaatatcaaatcatttcttggTAACAATTCATTCCCTTACTGTAATAGATTTGAATTAAAATGGGGAGAGGTTTAAAGTCTACTTtatattggtctattaaccaatttaccaACCTCCCGCCCATGAAAACCTGTTGAATAGaaaggtcctgtgtagattgtattttcaatcAGGAACTATTAGGAAATAACACTGTTAACATTTGTTCACACTTTCACAgagactgcactgggcctttaaatgaCAGGGTTGAAGAAAACAACAAATATGATTGTGCACTACATCCCAGTTTCAAATATAACACTTTGTGAATTAAAAATACTGGAAATGATACATTAATAAAGTACAATATAATGAATTGGTTGTTTATTATATTATCCTAATAGCATAAATGTGGTATAGTGAAACCCACAAGACAAGTTACTTATATATGCCATGTGCTCTTGACATTGaaattgaggtgtgtgtgtgtgtgattgtgtgtgtgtgtgtgtgtgtgtgtgtgtgtgtgtgtgattgtgtgtgtgattgtgtgtgtgtgtgtgtgtgtgtgtgtgtgtgtgtgtgtgtgtgtgtgtgtgtgtgtgtgtggaccatacAGGAAGACTTGAAAAAAACAGAAACGCAGAGTGATCGAGCACCAAGTAGATAGATTTCTAAAAGAGAATTCATAAAGTTAGAAAGAGTGATCGAGCACCAAGAAGATACATCTCCAAAAGACAATCCTTAAAGTCAGAAAATAAACATGTAAatcagaaaaaaataaaaaaatgtcattcatgatgtgataatgtataaaaaaacaaacaagtaGGTATAGTGAAACCAACCGTCAATGATTACCTTTTTGTCAATGTAGATCAACGAGTATAACTATTTTTAAATCAATGACTTTGGGTACATTATTGTACTTCAGTCTGTGAACTCTTGTCTTATATAACTAAACTCATTGGTTAAGAAAAACAAACAATACAATTTTAAGTCAGCAGCAAGATTTCATACTGTTGTTGAGAGAACAGTATTTAATCTAAATGTCTCTTTAGCTAAGGTTAAGTGATAATACTTAAATAAAATGTGTCTTCAACActgtactgtcaacactgtcagaAAATACTGATGTGATATTTCTATTTGGCATCTGATGAATGCCATATAAAACCACAAAGTGACTTCATATTCAAATGAACTTCATATTCATCTTCATTGATGGATTACTCCATATTTGTTAATACTGCAAATGGCTCCTTCAATTCTGACGTTGAATTTAACACAGTGAACTTAGTATGCATCTGTATATTATACAAACACGTCCATGCACAGGAATGCAAATGTAACTGAACTAGatcaaaatcaaataaaacatcACACTTGTCATCACTCCCGGTAGTGTCACCCACGCACACAAAAAGAAAAACCCATCTGCATAAAGAAACGATGCCTTGTGGCATTTTACATGGAAAGACTGTTAGAGATTGTTCTTTGCAAAGTAAATACCTCAGTAACTTATTGCCTTAGTGTGCTGGTATGGGGGAAGCTACTTTATATAATGCTGTGACTTGTGTTGATCATGCACTTTATTAAATGGAAACACTAAAGTAAAGAAGAGCAACAAATTAAATTGTCATACTTCATATCATAAAAACACTTTCATCATATCCGTCGGGTGAATCCACAGAcatatattattgttattattattatgtaatcATAGGAAAATTCTTGCCTCTGTAGCCCAGAACCAACTGTGAGTGTGGTAAAAAACGACAACAGCCAATGGGTGGGATTCCTCTTCAGGTGAAAGTGTAAATGTAGTGTTCTGTGTCGCCCTCTACTGGTATATTTCCATAATGCAGGATCTCACTATTCTTCAGTGAACTGAATTGCACGGAACTGTTTCATGACTCTCTCAATAGAGGTTGTCTGTCCTCTTTGCTCCCATGACTGTCTGTTTCTCCCGCGTCTTCCCTCTGTCCTCCAGGCCTGCTCTCCCCTCTgggctgagagagagcgagacgctTGCGTTTGAgtttctgtctcctcctctcctcgtcctTCTCCTCCTTTATAAAACAGAGAGCGGAGAAGAGAGCACTGACCTACACTCCTCCATTGACCACACCAGGGGGTCTGTCCATCCGTGGGGTTGAGCAGGGGGGCGCGAGCACACACACTCCCATGCAAAATGAACAGCCAGGCAGCAATATGGCAGACGAGACTCCATTAGTAAGACCACTCTCCCTATCCATCTACTTTCCAGCATGTGTCTGCATGTCCGTTAGGTTTGGAGTCTGTTTGCTGCTTTATTTCTCTGTCTTGATGTTTCTCAAAGATGTCTGTGTCTCATTGACTCCATTTTACTTTATAGCCAGAGTCTATGTGTACAAAAAATATCTGTATCGATCGATATATGCGGTCTGGTTAATATTGTTGACTCAAAATAACGAACAAAAAATCTCTATATATTATATAAAACGTTCCCATAAAAAGGCAAAAAAAGAACATAAATGCGATGTAGTATTCAGTTGCAATATATACCATATCAATATGTACAGCGGCCATGCTTGATGTTAGTCATCACTGCAAGAGAAGGAGAGTAGGGATTAGTGGGGGTCACAGGTCAAGAACAACACTAATGTTAGAAAAtcactacagctctataatacaTGCTTCATTCTTAATCTTATAATCACACTCATAAGATGATGATTATATAACATCCATATTATAATCATACTCACACCCCAATAACATTTATATATTGGGTTTAATACATGCTTATTGGCACAGTAAAAATAATCTAAGTTGGGCAATGAACATTGCGTTGTTCATTGTTTATTATCTTGAAGCTCTGGTTTGATAGAGAATGTCCCCTCATCACAGTGCATGTGGTTGTGAATAAATGTACTACATATTACTCAGGCAGGTATTAAGCAACCCTGGGTGTTAGAATCTACCACCATTCACCTTGTGCCAGCATCCTGGTATGGGCAGTCCATCCTGCCCCTGGGGATAAGAGAACAAGTGACAGGGATGGTCAGTGGGGCAGTTTCACGTCATGTAGGGTGAAAACACTacattttagtttagtttattaggatccccattagctactacacatgcagcagctactcttcctggggtccacataaaacATACAAATAACATGACAAAGTACAGAACAGTTATAGACAATAACATTCAAttcaatatatactgtatatacactgtatatatacagcataggagcaaataataataataataacacatatAATTAAATAAGAGTTATATATTGAAAAGACACCAAGAAACAACAAAAATACTATTTACACACTGTTCATGTTCATATTCTTATATACAGTCCAATTAGATATTTAGAAAGAGGAGAGCTGCTGTGAtacaatattttttaaatctgttttttttttaaagctaaacTTGCTTTTTGCCTCTTATGGCAGAGCATTCCACAATGACATGGCTATAGATAACTGAGTGACACATTAAATCTGTTTATGGTTTGGGTACAGTGAAGCAACCCATAGTGGCGTATCTGGTGAGGTATGCATGTCTGTTTGAGGTGTATGCAAATAGGTGTATTGCAAGTGGTTTGGCATTTTCAACACACAAATGTTTCTTAAAAAGACTAGAAGAAAGGTAGTCCATTTCTCCTCAACCGTCAGCCATGAAAGACCATCATGCGTTGTTGATGTTAGATCTATGTGTGCAGTTAAGGCCAAGGCGTGCTGCTTTATTGTGAGGCAGCTGCAACTTTGCTAGGTCTTTCCTTGCTGCACTTGACCATATTACCGGATAGTAATCAAGAACAACTAGTACAGGTGGTGTTTGTGTAAAAAACAGACATACCTCAccccatcttcacaacaacttGGTAAATATGTCCTGACCATGGTAGCTGACTATACAATGTCACACCCTTCATTGGACCACTCCATTTGAGGTTTAGGTCTAAGAGAATTCtttgaaccaaatacaatgcttttggtTTTTGGATGTGTTTAAGACCAGTTTTTATTGGTCCTTACCCATTCGAACACTGACTGTAAACCCCTTGCCAAGAGTctcagtgagctcactggctgTAGGTGCTGATGTGTAGAGCGTGCAATCACCAGCATGCATAGTTATTTTAGCTTCTAAAAGCACAATACCATCCCACATGCAAGTCAGCACATTAACAACCGACAACCACACCGAGACCACAACACAACTCAGCACAATCTGTATAAGAAAAACAACACTATGGAGCTGGAATGATACTGATCTATGGATTCCTGTGACCATCCTGCCtactgatgtaaaaaaaaaaagaagaagaagacagaattCAGATTGCAAACACACAATGGAATGGGACAGCGGACTAAGGGACATGGGATAGAAAAGGGAAAAAAGGCAGACACACGATGCAGGAAAGAGGTGGAAAGGTAGaaacaggtagagatactgtaccAAAGGACAGGAGGCCTCAGGGccagaaggaggaagaggaggaggagcggaCTGTACCTCCTCATCAGAAAGTCCTTTAGTCCCACTAGAACCCTGTCAGCAAGAGCCAACCTAGTGTTACACACACTCTGAACGTACATTCGCCCCATAGACACAGAataccatatacagtgccttcagaaagtagtcaaaccccttgacttactccacattctgttgtattacagcctgaattcaaaatggattaaaacgtACACACACTACatgataatgacaaagtgaaaacatatttttatttaaaaaattatacCTActgcaacaaaaaataaaaatgtaatacataaatatctcattttcataagtattcacaaccatgagtcaatactttgtagatgcacctttggcagtgattacatctgtgagtctttctgggtaagtctgtaaGAGCTTTCTAcctctggattgtgcaacatttgcccactaatcttttcaaaattcttcaagctctttcaaattggttgttgatcatttctagACAACCATTTCAGGCATTGCGATAGATTTCCAAGTAGTTTTAAGtacaaactgtaactcggccactcgggaacattcactgtcttcctTGTAAGAAAACTCCagcgtagatttggccttgtgttttaggttattatcctgctgaaagttgaattcatctcccagtgtctggtggaaaacacACGAGTAGCGTACTACATTGCAACTGTTTGCCAATCCTCTAGGAttgtgcctgtgcttagctccattccatttattttttatcctaaaactccccagtctttaacaatttcaagcatacccataacatgatgcagcgaccactatgcttgaaaacatagagggtggtactcagtaatgtgttatattggatttgcttccttcttttcactcggtcaattaggttagtattgtggagtaactacgatgttgttgatccatcctcagtttttgtcttatcacagccattacactctATAACTGTTTAATTGGCCTatgttgaaatccctgagcggttccTTCCTCTTTacggcaactgagttaagaaggacagctgtgtctttgtagtgactgggtgtattgatacaccatccaaagtgtaattaataactttctTTACCCATCTAGCAATAGGTTCCCTttttttgtgaggcattggaaaatctccctggtctttgtggttgaatctgtgtttaaaattcactgctcgactgacggaccttacagataattgtatgtgtggggttcagagatgaggtagtcattcaaaaagcatgttaaacactattattgcacacagagtgtgaCTTGAGTGTGATTTGtttagcacatttttactcctggccttatttaggcttgccataacaaaggggttgaatacttagagACTCAAGacttttcagcttttcatttttgattaatttgtaaaaatgttttaaaaaacgtaacgttccactttgacattttggggtattgtgtgtactgtatgccagtggagaaaataaaataaatcgcaATTTAATAATgctttttaaattcaggctgtaacacaacaacatgtggaaaaggtcaaggggtgtgattactgtctgaaggcactgtagtaaGAAATCATAGAAATAGAGATGGAAATGAAAAAAGTCAATAGTGAAGTATCTACAAATGTAATTACATAGAGTTGTTACATATTTGATCAAGCCTGGGTCAAAGGAGCTAAATGTCCATAGGCTCATGGACGAAAGGTCACAGTTGAGTGTGACATACCACAGGACAGggctggtccagtccaggaggacCCTGCTCCCCCTTACCGCCCTTCAGACCTCTCTTCCCCACCGTCCCCCGGTCaccctgtagagagagagagagagagagagagagagagagagagagagagagagagagagagaggggtcagacatgcagtgttggggagtagttcCACTAAATTAAATTCAACTAGTAATTCAACGACATGTTGCAATACCTTGGTTGAAGTTGAACTAAATTATAATCTttgtagtgttttcagtagtcaatcattttttgttgttgcctgcaATGGCGAAGGGAACTACTGGAACTAAACACTATATTTTCAACCAAAAATATAGGCTTTTCTCGCAAAACCCCCACAACATTTTTATtatatgacatttcagatttagataTGATCATTTTTCACGAGGTAGATTTCAAAGCAACTTCAGCTAACCAACTATATTTCCTTTAAGGGTAGCTTTACtgtagcttaacttcttccagtgtgacGTAGTTGGTGGCTTgataaactatattttcagagtacCTAACCCAACACTACTCTGACATGTCTACCTCGGATCAGCCTCTCAGAATAGCACTAAACATAGCAACCCAGAAAAGGACAAAAACAATTcccatattaacatatgtagcctgAGAAACAAGGTTCATAAAATGTATAA is a window encoding:
- the LOC115130516 gene encoding small ribosomal subunit protein RACK1, which gives rise to MTEQMTVRGTLKGHNGWVTQIATTPQFPDMILSASRDKSIIMWKLTRDETNYGIPQRALKGHSHFVSDVVISSDGQFALSGSWDGTLRLWDLTTGTTTRRFVGHTKDVLSVAFSADNRQIVSGSRDKTIKLWNTLGVCKYTIQDESHSEWVSCVRFSPNSSNPIIVSCGWDKMVKVWNLANCKLKTNHIGHTGYLNTVTVSPDGSLCASGGKDGQAMLWDLNEGKHLYTLDSGDNINALCFSPNRYWLCAATGPSIKIWDLEGKIIVDELRQEVISTNSKAEPPQCTSLAWSADGQTLFAGYTDNLIRVWQVTIGTR